One genomic segment of Erythrobacter sp. THAF29 includes these proteins:
- the plsX gene encoding phosphate acyltransferase PlsX, whose protein sequence is MSLPRIAVDAMGGDEGVRTMIEGAALARRDHDKFEFLLVGDQKRIEAALEDHPNMRGASEILHCEDVISGDEQPSRAIRRAKTTSMGLAVNAVKEGAAGAAVSAGNTGALMAMSKLSLRTMPGIDRPALAALLPTLEQHDVVMLDLGANTEADARNLVQFAVMGAAYSRIVNDFEKPVVRLLNIGTEQIKGTEALRDAAARLTEANEEGGLDLTFDGFVESDKINRGETHVVVTDGFSGNIALKAIEGSARFVTDLLRQAFTSSLRSKIGFLVSRPATELLRHHLDPNNHNGAVFLGLNGVVVKSHGSATAKGVAHAVNVAARLLEENLTQRIADNLAELGEAALSSNGNGAASAAGSEAAE, encoded by the coding sequence ATGAGTCTGCCGCGTATCGCTGTTGATGCGATGGGCGGCGATGAAGGCGTGCGCACCATGATCGAAGGTGCTGCGCTCGCTCGCCGTGATCACGACAAGTTCGAATTCCTGCTGGTCGGCGACCAGAAGAGGATCGAAGCCGCTCTCGAAGATCACCCCAATATGCGCGGTGCATCGGAAATCCTCCATTGCGAGGATGTCATCAGCGGCGACGAGCAGCCGAGCCGCGCAATCCGACGCGCGAAGACCACCAGCATGGGCCTCGCCGTCAACGCGGTTAAGGAAGGTGCGGCTGGCGCGGCGGTCAGCGCAGGCAACACCGGCGCGCTGATGGCGATGAGCAAGCTTTCGCTGCGCACCATGCCCGGCATCGATCGCCCGGCGCTCGCGGCCCTGCTCCCGACCCTTGAGCAGCACGATGTCGTGATGCTCGACCTCGGAGCGAATACCGAGGCGGATGCGCGCAACCTCGTGCAATTTGCGGTGATGGGCGCTGCCTATTCGCGGATCGTCAATGATTTCGAAAAGCCTGTAGTGCGTTTGCTCAATATCGGTACCGAACAGATCAAGGGCACGGAAGCGCTGCGCGATGCCGCTGCGCGCCTGACCGAGGCGAACGAAGAGGGCGGACTTGACCTCACATTCGACGGCTTCGTCGAATCCGACAAGATCAATCGCGGCGAGACTCATGTTGTTGTGACCGATGGCTTCTCGGGAAACATCGCACTCAAGGCGATCGAGGGCTCGGCGCGCTTCGTGACCGACCTGCTCAGGCAAGCCTTCACCAGCTCGCTACGCTCGAAGATCGGGTTCCTCGTATCGCGTCCGGCCACAGAGCTGTTGCGTCACCATCTCGATCCGAACAACCACAATGGCGCGGTATTCCTCGGCCTTAACGGTGTGGTGGTGAAGAGCCACGGTAGCGCTACCGCCAAGGGCGTGGCCCACGCGGTCAATGTCGCCGCGCGACTGCTGGAGGAAAACCTCACCCAGCGGATCGCCGACAACCTCGCCGAACTCGGCGAAGCGGCGCTGAGCAGCAATGGCAATGGCGCCGCGAGTGCAGCCGGCAGCGAGGCGGCGGAGTGA
- the rpmF gene encoding 50S ribosomal protein L32, whose amino-acid sequence MAVPKRKVSPHRRGNRRAHDSLKVEAHHECSNCGELKRPHNLCPHCGYYNGREVVAVGL is encoded by the coding sequence ATGGCTGTTCCAAAGAGAAAAGTATCGCCCCACCGCCGTGGCAATCGCCGCGCGCACGATTCGCTTAAGGTCGAAGCGCACCACGAATGCTCGAACTGCGGTGAGTTGAAGCGCCCGCATAATCTGTGCCCGCATTGCGGTTACTACAACGGTCGTGAGGTCGTCGCAGTCGGGCTCTAA
- a CDS encoding MAPEG family protein, whose translation MVLLPVTLAAAAAAAILNIWLALRVGAVRRALGVSVGDGGKESLQRRMRAQLNFVENTVFVLVLLAAIELTGKAEAWLAYVAALYFLGRIMHAFGMDGGNYAWGRMVGTVMTLVIQLGLAIVAALIAGRVL comes from the coding sequence ATGGTATTGCTTCCGGTAACGCTCGCAGCCGCCGCCGCGGCCGCCATTCTCAACATCTGGCTGGCGCTGCGCGTCGGAGCCGTCCGCCGCGCACTCGGCGTCAGCGTGGGCGATGGCGGCAAGGAATCATTGCAGCGCCGTATGCGGGCGCAGTTGAATTTCGTCGAAAACACAGTCTTCGTGCTGGTGCTGCTTGCAGCGATCGAACTGACGGGCAAAGCCGAGGCATGGCTCGCCTATGTGGCCGCACTCTATTTCCTCGGCCGGATCATGCACGCCTTCGGGATGGACGGCGGCAACTATGCTTGGGGCCGCATGGTCGGGACTGTGATGACGCTGGTGATCCAGCTCGGGCTGGCGATTGTCGCGGCGCTGATCGCCGGAAGGGTGCTCTAG
- a CDS encoding MBL fold metallo-hydrolase, whose protein sequence is MKAAIIPVTPLQQNCSLIWCTKTNRAALVDPGGDLDRLKEGVAKAGVELEKILITHGHLDHCGQAGMLAEELGLPIEGPHEDDRFWIARLDEDGARYGMTAKSFEPDRWLKHGDTVTVGDLTLDVIHCPGHTPGHVVFFHEPSRFAIVGDVLFQGSIGRTDFPMGNHQDLIDSITKRLWPLGEDVMFIPGHGPTSTFGQERKTNAFVSDYALS, encoded by the coding sequence ATGAAAGCCGCGATCATCCCGGTTACGCCGCTGCAGCAGAACTGCTCGCTGATCTGGTGCACCAAGACCAATAGGGCCGCGCTGGTCGATCCCGGCGGCGATCTCGACCGGTTGAAGGAAGGCGTCGCCAAGGCGGGCGTCGAGCTCGAAAAAATCCTCATCACCCACGGCCATCTCGACCATTGCGGCCAGGCGGGTATGCTTGCCGAAGAACTTGGTCTGCCGATCGAAGGCCCGCACGAGGACGACCGGTTCTGGATCGCGCGGCTCGACGAAGACGGCGCGCGCTATGGCATGACGGCCAAATCCTTCGAGCCTGACCGCTGGCTGAAGCACGGCGACACCGTGACGGTTGGCGACCTGACGCTCGATGTGATCCACTGCCCCGGACATACGCCGGGCCATGTCGTCTTTTTCCACGAGCCGAGCCGGTTCGCGATTGTCGGCGACGTGCTGTTCCAAGGCTCAATCGGCCGGACCGATTTTCCCATGGGCAATCACCAGGATCTGATCGACAGCATTACCAAGCGGCTCTGGCCTTTGGGCGAGGACGTGATGTTCATCCCTGGCCACGGCCCGACGAGCACTTTTGGTCAAGAGCGCAAGACCAACGCATTCGTCAGCGATTACGCGCTTTCTTAA
- a CDS encoding S24 family peptidase, with amino-acid sequence MSSVAMTPDRERLLELAREKGASLSRLSEMIGRNAAYLQQFIKRGTPKKLEEGDRRRLAQFFGIDEGEIGGSTGKENSYASTSAGSESSYVEVPRLDIGASAGPGALPSGEAPFDAFRFSRRWLSEQGLANAQLSAITVEGDSMEPLLNDGDEILVDRAPRPFRDGIHVVRVGDTLMVKRVASAGAGQVSLLSQNLAYPPVNVAAEDVEIIGRVVWKGGRI; translated from the coding sequence ATGTCGTCAGTTGCCATGACGCCCGATCGCGAAAGACTGCTTGAACTCGCGCGCGAAAAGGGGGCGAGCTTGTCGCGTCTTTCGGAGATGATCGGTAGAAACGCAGCATATTTACAGCAGTTTATTAAACGCGGTACGCCGAAGAAGCTGGAGGAAGGCGATCGGCGCAGGCTCGCCCAGTTTTTCGGTATCGACGAGGGCGAGATTGGCGGAAGCACGGGCAAGGAAAATTCCTATGCGAGCACTTCGGCCGGTTCCGAATCGTCCTATGTCGAAGTGCCGAGGCTGGATATCGGCGCGTCTGCCGGTCCCGGAGCGCTGCCGTCCGGCGAAGCGCCTTTCGATGCTTTCCGCTTCTCGCGTCGCTGGCTTTCGGAGCAGGGGCTGGCGAACGCTCAACTCTCGGCAATCACCGTTGAAGGGGATTCGATGGAGCCGCTGCTCAACGATGGCGACGAAATCCTCGTCGACCGCGCGCCGCGACCTTTTCGCGATGGCATTCATGTAGTTCGAGTGGGCGATACGCTTATGGTCAAGCGCGTGGCGAGCGCTGGGGCGGGACAAGTCTCGCTGCTGAGCCAGAACCTTGCCTATCCCCCCGTGAATGTCGCGGCGGAGGATGTCGAAATTATCGGGCGCGTGGTCTGGAAAGGCGGGCGGATTTAG
- a CDS encoding aldehyde dehydrogenase family protein, giving the protein MPTLKDTYPLYLNNKAQQPNTDLEVTDKYTGEVAFRVALADPETIDKAIVGAVDAAEPMARLASYEKQDVLMHCVNRFKERFDELAYALCVEAGKPINDSEGEVTRLIDTFRIAAEESVRNYGEVMPLDISERAKGYQSIWKRYPIGPCSFISPFNFPLNLAAHKIAPALAVGCPFVMKPASKTPLGAIIMGEVLAECDILPEGAFSILPARRDGADLFTVDERLKLLSFTGSPAVGWDLKARCGKKKCVLELGGNAAVVVDHDADLDDALERIVFGAFYQSGQSCIGVQRIIIHEDVYDRFKEMLVEKTKTLVAGDPKDRDTFIGPMISEGEATRLKSWIDEAVEAGATLLTGGGLSNGNMLEATLLENVDKHARALNDEAFGPLAILQKFSDFDEALAEVNRSEFGLQAGIFTRDLFKMFDAWDRLEVGGIVINDVPSYRVDNMPYGGVKDSGLGREGIRFAMEDMSEIRNLVIRRN; this is encoded by the coding sequence ATGCCGACGCTGAAGGACACCTACCCGCTCTACCTCAACAACAAGGCGCAGCAGCCGAACACCGATCTTGAGGTGACCGACAAATATACCGGCGAGGTGGCTTTTCGTGTAGCGCTGGCCGATCCGGAGACGATAGACAAGGCGATCGTGGGCGCGGTCGATGCGGCGGAGCCGATGGCGAGGCTCGCCAGCTACGAGAAACAGGACGTGCTGATGCACTGCGTCAACCGCTTCAAGGAGCGGTTCGACGAACTCGCCTATGCGCTGTGCGTTGAAGCGGGAAAGCCGATCAACGATTCCGAAGGCGAGGTCACACGACTGATCGATACCTTCCGCATCGCCGCCGAGGAATCGGTGCGCAATTACGGTGAGGTCATGCCGCTCGACATTTCCGAGCGAGCCAAGGGCTACCAGTCGATCTGGAAGCGCTACCCCATCGGGCCGTGCAGCTTCATCTCTCCGTTCAACTTTCCGCTCAACCTCGCTGCGCACAAGATCGCGCCAGCGCTCGCGGTTGGCTGTCCGTTCGTAATGAAGCCTGCCTCCAAGACGCCGCTCGGCGCAATCATCATGGGCGAGGTGCTGGCCGAATGCGACATCCTTCCTGAAGGTGCGTTCTCGATCCTGCCAGCACGACGCGATGGCGCGGACCTGTTCACGGTCGATGAGCGGCTCAAGTTGCTGAGCTTTACCGGCTCGCCTGCCGTCGGCTGGGACCTCAAGGCGCGTTGCGGGAAAAAGAAATGCGTGCTCGAACTCGGCGGCAATGCGGCGGTGGTGGTGGACCACGATGCCGATCTTGATGACGCGCTTGAGCGGATTGTGTTCGGCGCGTTCTACCAGTCCGGACAATCCTGCATCGGTGTGCAACGCATCATTATCCATGAGGACGTCTATGACCGCTTCAAGGAGATGCTGGTCGAAAAGACCAAGACGCTGGTTGCGGGCGATCCCAAGGACCGTGACACCTTCATCGGCCCGATGATCTCCGAAGGCGAGGCCACGCGCCTCAAGAGCTGGATCGACGAGGCGGTCGAAGCTGGCGCGACACTGCTCACAGGCGGTGGCCTGTCGAACGGCAACATGCTCGAGGCGACTTTGCTCGAGAACGTCGACAAACATGCTCGCGCGTTGAACGACGAAGCCTTCGGCCCGCTCGCGATCCTGCAGAAGTTCTCCGACTTCGATGAGGCGCTTGCAGAGGTGAACCGCTCCGAATTCGGACTGCAGGCGGGCATCTTCACCCGCGACCTGTTCAAGATGTTCGACGCCTGGGACCGGCTCGAAGTTGGCGGTATCGTCATCAACGATGTGCCGAGCTACCGCGTCGACAATATGCCCTATGGCGGAGTGAAGGATTCAGGCCTGGGGCGCGAGGGGATCCGGTTCGCCATGGAGGACATGAGCGAAATCCGGAACCTCGTGATCCGTAGGAATTAG
- a CDS encoding acetolactate synthase large subunit encodes MSETKKASDLFVECLEAEGVEYIFGVPGEENLDFLESLSDSSIKLILTRHEQGAGFMAATYGRHTGKTGVFLATLGPGATNMVTAVAYSQLGGMPTLAITGQKPIKKSKQGRFQILDVVAMMEPITKYTHQLHAGDNIPSRVREAFRLAEEEKPGATHLEFPEDIAEEKTDSRPIAASLARRPSAEAKAVRKAVETIENADKPVLVIGAGANRTMTGRMLRQFIEKTGIPFVTTQMGKGVIDERHPLFLGCAALSSGDFCHRAIEDADCVINIGHDVIEKPPFFMSDAFDDPRACSCVVHISTRTAEVDPVYFPQIEVIGDIANAVWQIKEDIVPQGKWDFARMLEYRQAEHEHSKPLAEDTRFPIFPPHLVQQVRDCMPEDGIICLDNGVYKIWFARGYTAYLPNTVLLDNALATMGAGLPSAMMSAMLYPDRKVMAICGDGGFMMNSQEMETAVRLGLNLTVLILRDDAYGMIRWKQANMGFEDFGLTFGNPDFVAYAESYGAQGHRVTSSEHLTDVLDHCRDTPGVHLIDCPVDYSENDQILNHDIKELSAKL; translated from the coding sequence ATGAGCGAGACTAAGAAAGCATCGGACCTATTTGTCGAATGCCTCGAAGCCGAGGGCGTCGAGTATATTTTCGGCGTGCCAGGCGAGGAGAATCTCGACTTCCTCGAAAGCCTGTCCGACAGCTCGATCAAGCTCATCCTCACGCGCCACGAACAAGGCGCGGGCTTCATGGCCGCCACCTATGGCCGCCATACAGGTAAAACCGGCGTTTTCCTCGCAACACTTGGGCCGGGGGCGACTAACATGGTGACGGCGGTCGCCTATTCGCAGCTCGGCGGCATGCCGACGCTCGCGATCACCGGCCAGAAACCGATCAAGAAATCGAAACAGGGCCGGTTCCAGATCCTCGACGTCGTCGCGATGATGGAGCCGATTACGAAGTACACCCACCAGCTTCACGCCGGAGACAACATTCCCAGCCGGGTGCGTGAGGCATTCAGACTTGCGGAAGAAGAAAAGCCGGGCGCGACCCACCTCGAATTTCCCGAGGACATTGCCGAGGAGAAGACAGACAGCCGGCCCATCGCGGCAAGCCTCGCGCGTCGCCCATCGGCTGAAGCCAAAGCCGTTCGTAAAGCGGTCGAGACGATCGAGAATGCCGACAAGCCTGTGCTCGTGATTGGCGCGGGCGCAAACCGCACCATGACCGGGCGGATGCTGCGCCAGTTTATCGAGAAAACCGGCATTCCCTTCGTCACGACCCAGATGGGCAAGGGCGTGATCGACGAGCGCCACCCGCTGTTTCTCGGCTGCGCGGCGCTTTCATCGGGTGATTTCTGCCACCGCGCGATCGAAGATGCCGACTGCGTCATCAATATCGGTCACGACGTAATCGAGAAGCCGCCATTCTTCATGAGCGATGCATTTGACGACCCACGCGCATGCTCCTGCGTCGTCCACATCTCCACAAGAACGGCGGAGGTCGATCCGGTGTACTTCCCGCAGATCGAGGTGATTGGCGACATCGCCAACGCCGTCTGGCAGATCAAGGAAGACATCGTCCCGCAGGGTAAGTGGGATTTTGCAAGAATGCTCGAATACCGGCAGGCGGAGCACGAACACTCCAAGCCGCTTGCCGAGGATACGCGCTTTCCCATCTTCCCCCCGCACCTCGTCCAACAGGTCCGCGATTGCATGCCGGAGGACGGGATCATCTGCCTTGACAACGGGGTCTACAAAATCTGGTTCGCGCGCGGATACACCGCCTACCTTCCCAACACCGTGCTGCTCGACAATGCGCTGGCGACGATGGGAGCAGGTCTGCCGAGCGCCATGATGAGCGCGATGCTCTATCCCGATCGCAAGGTCATGGCCATCTGCGGCGATGGCGGCTTCATGATGAACAGTCAGGAGATGGAAACCGCAGTGCGGCTCGGGCTGAACCTCACCGTGTTGATCCTGCGCGACGACGCCTATGGAATGATCCGCTGGAAACAGGCCAATATGGGCTTCGAGGATTTCGGGCTTACTTTCGGCAATCCCGATTTTGTCGCCTATGCTGAAAGCTATGGTGCGCAAGGCCACCGCGTTACCAGCAGCGAACACCTGACCGACGTGCTTGACCATTGCCGCGACACGCCCGGTGTGCACCTCATCGATTGCCCGGTCGACTATTCGGAGAACGACCAGATCCTGAACCACGATATCAAGGAACTAAGCGCAAAGCTTTGA
- a CDS encoding D-2-hydroxyacid dehydrogenase, which produces MSSKKILAISGLIRPLLEPRLPEGLDVRWFMTKEEALEAVPEAEIGWFDMYDQEAMAETLRAAKNLKWLNSIYAGLDFLPMDVLIERDITVTNGAGINAITIAEYVVMGMLNIAKGYRDVVRAQEKREWLQDSPGKRELAGSKALLLGYGAIGKLIKPRLEAFDVEVTVVRRSGGATGEDAVLTPDEWRDRLGEFDWVILAVPATPETDGMIGADELAAMKSDAVIVNIARGAVIDQPALVEALETKQIGGAFLDVTTPEPLPPDHKLWSLDNAHITMHLSGRAQDKMFIRSADRFLDNLDKYLRGEPVAPVFDPRKGY; this is translated from the coding sequence ATGAGCTCGAAGAAAATCCTCGCCATATCCGGCCTCATCCGGCCGCTGCTCGAACCGCGCCTGCCCGAAGGGCTCGACGTGCGCTGGTTCATGACCAAGGAGGAGGCGCTCGAGGCGGTGCCGGAGGCGGAAATCGGCTGGTTCGACATGTACGACCAAGAGGCGATGGCCGAGACGCTGCGGGCGGCGAAGAACCTCAAATGGCTCAATTCGATTTATGCGGGCCTCGATTTTCTGCCCATGGACGTGCTCATCGAGCGCGACATCACCGTCACCAACGGGGCAGGGATCAATGCGATCACCATCGCCGAATACGTCGTGATGGGGATGCTTAACATCGCCAAGGGATATCGCGACGTCGTGCGCGCGCAGGAGAAGCGCGAGTGGTTGCAGGATTCGCCGGGCAAGCGCGAGCTCGCCGGATCGAAGGCGCTGTTGCTTGGCTATGGGGCCATCGGCAAGCTCATCAAGCCGCGCCTCGAAGCCTTCGATGTCGAGGTGACGGTGGTGCGCCGCTCGGGCGGAGCCACAGGAGAGGACGCTGTGCTTACTCCCGATGAATGGCGCGATAGACTGGGCGAGTTCGACTGGGTGATCCTCGCCGTCCCCGCAACGCCGGAGACCGACGGGATGATCGGGGCAGACGAACTCGCGGCGATGAAATCCGACGCGGTTATCGTCAACATCGCGCGCGGGGCGGTGATCGACCAGCCGGCGCTGGTCGAAGCGCTGGAGACAAAGCAGATCGGCGGGGCGTTCCTCGACGTAACGACGCCCGAGCCGCTTCCCCCCGATCACAAGCTCTGGTCGCTTGATAACGCGCACATCACCATGCACTTGTCCGGCCGCGCGCAGGACAAGATGTTCATACGCAGCGCGGACCGCTTTCTCGACAATCTGGACAAATACCTGCGCGGCGAGCCAGTCGCCCCCGTATTCGACCCGCGAAAGGGTTACTGA
- the cysS gene encoding cysteine--tRNA ligase yields the protein MTEKTPLRLFNSLTRELETFQPIHEGEARVYTCGPTVYNYQHIGNMRAYIFADTLGRTLTHKGYKLTHVINITDVGHLTSDADAGDDKMEKAAAREGKSAWDIARHYQEVFEADLERLNVRKPAHPRATDYVESMIEWAKQIEDKHCYLLESGLYFDVSTVPDYGRLARAVTDEGERRIDEVEGKRNAADFAIWRKTPPGETRQMEWDSPWGMGAPGWHLECSVMSAELLGHPFDIHTGGIDHREIHHPNEIAQNQAHNCSADSGARIWMHNNFLVDRRGKMSKSSGEFLTLQALVDKGFHPLAYRMMCLQAHYRSELEFTWEGLEAALTRLKRMVMSVERLADAPASGSTDHPKLQPALAKFGAAISDDLNTPIALTALEEVLATKKIDPAAKRAAIEEMDAVLGLDLFGLTRKDLRIRPKGAQITEEDIEDALARRKAARAEKDFATSDAIREELAAKGVEVMDGDPLGWEWKLS from the coding sequence ATGACCGAAAAGACGCCTCTCAGACTGTTCAACTCGCTGACCCGCGAGCTCGAGACATTCCAGCCGATCCACGAGGGTGAGGCGCGCGTCTATACCTGCGGGCCGACGGTCTATAATTACCAGCATATCGGCAATATGCGTGCCTATATCTTTGCCGATACGCTGGGCCGGACGCTGACTCACAAAGGCTACAAGCTCACCCATGTCATCAACATCACCGATGTCGGCCACCTGACCTCCGATGCCGATGCGGGCGACGACAAGATGGAAAAGGCCGCCGCGCGCGAAGGCAAGAGCGCGTGGGACATTGCGCGCCATTACCAGGAGGTGTTTGAGGCCGATCTTGAGCGGCTCAATGTGCGCAAGCCCGCCCATCCGCGTGCGACCGACTATGTCGAGAGCATGATCGAATGGGCGAAGCAGATCGAGGACAAGCACTGCTATCTGCTCGAAAGCGGCCTCTATTTCGATGTGAGCACAGTCCCCGATTACGGTCGCCTCGCACGCGCCGTCACCGACGAGGGAGAGCGCCGGATCGACGAGGTCGAGGGAAAGCGCAACGCGGCCGATTTCGCGATCTGGCGCAAGACCCCGCCGGGCGAGACGCGGCAGATGGAATGGGACAGTCCGTGGGGCATGGGCGCGCCCGGATGGCATCTCGAATGCTCGGTGATGAGCGCCGAGCTCCTTGGGCACCCGTTCGACATCCACACCGGTGGCATCGACCACCGCGAAATCCACCACCCCAACGAGATCGCGCAGAACCAGGCGCACAATTGCTCCGCCGACAGCGGCGCGCGGATCTGGATGCACAACAATTTCCTCGTCGACCGGCGCGGGAAAATGTCGAAGTCTTCGGGCGAATTCCTGACGCTACAGGCGCTGGTCGATAAAGGCTTCCATCCGCTGGCCTACCGCATGATGTGCCTGCAGGCGCATTATCGCAGCGAGCTGGAGTTTACATGGGAAGGGCTCGAAGCCGCGCTGACGCGGCTGAAGCGGATGGTCATGTCGGTGGAGCGGTTGGCGGATGCTCCCGCCAGCGGTTCGACCGATCATCCCAAGCTCCAGCCGGCCCTTGCGAAATTCGGCGCCGCAATCTCGGACGATCTCAACACTCCGATCGCGCTCACCGCCCTTGAGGAGGTGCTCGCGACCAAGAAAATCGATCCGGCGGCCAAGCGCGCCGCGATCGAGGAGATGGACGCGGTGCTTGGCCTCGACCTGTTCGGCCTCACGCGCAAGGACCTGCGTATCCGCCCCAAGGGTGCGCAGATCACCGAAGAGGATATCGAGGACGCGCTCGCCCGACGCAAGGCCGCGCGCGCCGAGAAAGACTTCGCGACCTCCGATGCCATCCGCGAAGAACTCGCCGCCAAGGGCGTCGAGGTGATGGACGGCGACCCGCTCGGCTGGGAGTGGAAATTGTCATGA
- a CDS encoding nitroreductase — protein sequence MNKSTTVTEAVKSRRSIRQFLDKPVDLETLRQVMDTARWAASGCNYQPWQATILTGQPLKALQAKITTTPPQQLEYDWDAPKQEDAYKDRLFGVSKGMFDALGIARDDGAARMAAMGRNATSFDAPAVMFVYFPRLMKEPQWSDTGMWLQTVALLLREEGLDSCFQEFMAYYANVIRDHLGLDHDRYMFFCGMAIGYRDPDAAVNNFERERVPLDEQVKFVGWD from the coding sequence ATGAATAAGTCCACGACTGTAACCGAAGCCGTCAAATCGCGCCGTTCGATCCGGCAGTTTCTCGACAAGCCGGTCGATCTGGAGACCTTGCGCCAGGTAATGGACACCGCGCGCTGGGCGGCATCGGGGTGCAATTATCAGCCGTGGCAGGCGACGATCCTCACCGGCCAGCCGCTCAAAGCCTTACAGGCAAAGATCACCACGACGCCACCTCAGCAGCTCGAATATGACTGGGACGCGCCCAAGCAGGAAGACGCCTACAAGGATCGTCTCTTCGGCGTTTCGAAAGGGATGTTCGATGCGCTTGGCATTGCCCGCGACGATGGCGCGGCACGGATGGCGGCCATGGGGCGCAATGCTACCAGCTTCGATGCGCCCGCCGTGATGTTCGTTTATTTCCCGCGGCTGATGAAGGAGCCGCAATGGTCCGACACCGGAATGTGGCTGCAAACCGTCGCGCTGCTCCTGCGCGAGGAGGGGCTCGACAGCTGTTTTCAGGAATTCATGGCCTACTACGCCAATGTGATCCGCGATCACCTCGGGCTCGACCACGATCGCTACATGTTCTTTTGCGGCATGGCGATTGGATATCGCGACCCGGATGCGGCGGTGAACAACTTCGAGCGAGAACGCGTGCCGCTCGACGAGCAGGTGAAGTTCGTCGGCTGGGATTGA